The sequence ACTTTCCGACGGTCAAGCAGATGACTGACTACCTGCTGACAGAGCACCTCGCGAAGCCGAGCGAGCACCCGGCGCCCGTCGACGCGCCGGCTGCCCTCGCCAAGATCCCCGCGCGCCGCGGCATCCCGGTGGGATCGGACGAGCCCATCGCCATCGTCGGCATGGCGTGCCGGTTCCCCGGCAGCGACAATCCGCGAGCGTTCTGGGAAGCGCTGATCGCCGGCCGCGACTGCACGTCGGAGATCCCGAGCTCGCGTTGGGATGTTGCCCGTTACTACGACGCTCGACCGGGGACGCCCGGAAAGATGATTTCCCGGCGCGGCGGTTTTCTTTCCAAGGTCACCGGGTTCGACGCGGACTTCTTCGGGATCGCGGGGATCGAAGCCGAGGCGATGGACCCTCAGCAACGCTTTCTCTTGACCGTCGCATGGGAGGCCATGGAGTCCGCGCGCCTGTCGCCGCGGCGCCTGGCCGGCAGCAAAACGGGCGTCTTCGCCGGCCTCTGCAATTTCGATTACGCGCGCCTCCTGTTCACGCACGCGCTCTCCGTCAGCCCGTACGCGGGAACCGGTGGATCTCTCGCCATTGCCGCCAACCGACTCTCGTACTTCTTCGATCTGCGCGGCCCGAGCCTGACGGTCGATACGGCGTGCTCCTCGTCGCTCGTGGCGGCCCACCTCGCGTGTCAAAGCTTGCGCACGGGGGAGTCGGATCTCGCGCTCGTGGGGGGCGCCAACCTCATCCTCGCGCCGGAGGTCAGCATCGCCCTCTCGCAGGCCGGAATGCTGGCGCCGGACGGGCGCTGCAAGGCCTTTGATGCTGCGGCGGACGGGTTCGCGCGTGGCGAGGGCTGCGCGGTGGTGGTGCTCAAACGTCTGTCGGACGCGCTCCGCGACCATGACCGCATCGTCGCCACGTTGGTCGGCTCGGCCGTAAACCAGGACGGGCGCAGCAACGGTTTGACCGCGCCGAACGGCCCGGCGCAGCAGGCGGTGGTCGAGCAGGCGCTCGAGGACGCCGGCGTGACACCTTCGGACGTCGGATTCGTGGAGGCGCACGGCAGCGGCACGCCGCTCGGAGATCCCATCGAGTTCAACGCGCTGCGGAAGGTCCTCGACCGACGTCGAACCCCGGATTCCCGGTGCTGGATCGGATCGGTGAAGACGAACATCGGGCACCTCGAGGGCGCGGCCGGGATCGCGGGGTTGATGAAGGCGGCGCTGGCGGTCCACCACGGCACGATCCCGCCGCATCTCCACGTGCGGACGCTCAACCCGCACCTCGATTCGGCCGACGGGCGGTTCGCTGTTCCCACGGCGTGTGAGCCGTGGCCGGCGTCAGGGGCGCGGCGGATCGCGGGCGTCAGCTCGTTCGGATTCGGCGGCACCAACGCGCACGTCCTCGTCGCCCAGCACGGTAACCCCTAGGGACGCGGAGGGAGAAGCAGGTGGAGCCCATCGTTTTGCTCGAATTTCGCTCCGATCACATCGCGCATTTGATGCTGTGCGATCGTGCAAGCAAGAACATGTTCTCGCGCGCCCTCATCGAAGAGTTGACGAATAAGCTGGCCGAGGTCGCCCGGCATCCGGAGGTGCGCTGCGTCGTCGTGTCGGGACTGGAACGGCATTTCTGCTGCGGCGGCAGCCGGAGCGAGCTGCTCGAGCTCATCGAGGGCAACTACACCTTCGCCGTCGGTCATTTCTATCGGGCGCTGCTCGATTGCCCGATCCCGACGATCGCCGCGATGGCGGGCCATGCCCTCGGTGGCGGGTTGGTCTTCGGCTTGTACGCGGACATCGTGATCTTGGCCGAGGAGTCGATCTACAGCGCCAACTTCATGCGCTACGGCTTCACGCCCGGCGTCGGAGCGACGTGCCTTCTTCCGCACCGGCTCGGGCCCGCGCTCGCGCACGAGATGCTCCTGACGGCCAACGGCTTCCACGGGGAGGAGCTGCGACGCCGCGGTGTGCCCTTCCAGGTCGTCAAGCGCGACCGCGTGCTGCAGCAGGCCCTGACCATCGCCGCGGATCTCGCTTCAAAGCCCGTCACGTCGCTCAAGCTTCTGAAGGCGACGATGACGCAAGCGCTTCGCGACGAGCTCCCTCGCGCCGTGAGCCGCGAGCTCGAGATGCATGAGATCACGTTCAAATTGCCCGAGGTCCGCGCTCGGGTAGAGCTCGAATTCGGATACTGAGGAGTGAATGCCGTGACGTTCGAGACCCTGCACTATGAAAACAGCGGCGGCGCCGCGCGGATCACGCTGCATCGCCCGGAGCACAGGAACGCCATCAACCGTGCTCTGCTCCGGGAGTTGAACGCGGCGCTCGACCTGGCCGAGGCCGCTCCTGACTGCCGCATGGTGGTGCTCCAGGCCGACGGGGAGATCTTCTGCTCTGGTATGGACTTCGACGAGATGGCCAAGCTCGCCGATCAGGTAGACCTTCGGACGATGCACGAGAGGACCGAAGAGTACATGCTCACGCTCAAGCGGCTGGCGACCTCCCGTCGCGTCGTCGTCTCGCGCGTCGGGGGCGCGGTCACGGCGGGCGGCGTCGGCTTTGTCGCCGCGAGCGATCTCGTGCTCGCGACTCCCAAGGTCACCTTCACGTTGACCGAGGCCCTCTGGGGGCTGCTTCCGTCCAACGTCGTCCCGTACCTGGTTCGCCGCGTCGGGTTTCAGGCCGCGTTTCGCATGACGCTCACCGCCGCGTCCATCTCTGCTGAGGAGGCTCACCGGCTGCAGCTCGTCGATTACCTCGGCCCTGATCTGGACGAGCTCGAGAGGGTCATTCGCATACGGCTGAACCGAATCACTCCCGACACGGTGAGCGAGCTCAAGGGGTTTTTTCGGAAGATGTGGATCATCGACACGGCGATGGAGCAGGCCGCTGTTGAAGAGACGGCGCGGCTCGGTGCTTCGGCGACCGTGAAGGAGAACATCCGCAATTTCGTCGAGGCTCGCACGTTTCCATGGGAACGCCGCTCCGGCCGATGAACCGCCCCGAACCGAGGTACCCCTGATGAAGGCCTATATTTTTGCGGGTCAAGGATCGCAGTCGCGTGGGATGGGCCGCGAGCTCTTCGCGGAGTTCCCGGAGTACGTCGCCCGCGCCAACGACATCCTTGGCTACTCGATCGAAGAGCTCTGCCTGAGCGACGGGGACGGCAGGCTTGACAACACCGAGTACACGCAGCCCGCGATCTATGTCGTGAACGCCCTCTCCTACATGAAGAAGGTTCGCGACGGATCGGGTCCCGCTGATTATTGCGCGGGGCACTCGCTGGGCGAATACAACGCGCTCCTCGCGGCTGGCGCATTCAGCTTCGAGGACGGGCTGCGCCTGGTCAAGAAGCGCGGCGCGCTCATGGGCGCGTCAAAAGGCGGTGGAATGGCCGCGGTGGTCGGGTTCGGAGAGAATGACATCCGCGAGCTGTTCATCAAGAACGACATTGTGAACATCGATGTGGCCAACTTCAATTCGCCCTCGCAGTTCGCGATCGCCGGGCCGAAGACGGAGATCGAGGCGGCGAAGAAGGTGTTCGAGGAGGCCGGGGCCGTGTACCACATCCTGCGGGTCGGGGGCGCATTCCACTCCCGTTACATGCAGGAGGCGAAGACGGAGTTCGGGAGGCTCGTCGAGACGTTTCAGTTCGCGAGGCTGAAGATCCCCGTGGTGTCGAACCTTCGCGCTCTCCCGTACGCGAACGGCCGAATCGCCGCGGGGCTGACGCAGCAGATCACGGGGGTCGTTCGGTGGAGCGAGAGCGTCCGGTACATGGCGTTGCGCGGCGTGACGGAGTGGGTCGAAGTGGCTGCTCGGCCGGTGTTGACGCCGCTCTTGAAGCGAATCTTGAAGTGAACGATCGCGCCTTGCTCACGTCGCGAGGGCTCCTGGCCCGTCTCTGCCGCCGTCGGTCGGATCGAGATCCGTTGTCGGTGAGCTTTGCAAAGAATCACACGGAGAGATGATCCCATGGACGCCCGAGGCAGACCCGTCGTCTTCATGTTCGGCGGACAAGGCTCGCAGCACTATCACATGGGGCGCGAGCTCTTCGACGCGGACTCGACGTTTCGGACGTGGCTCCTCCGCGGCGATGAGCTGTTCCGGCGCGTGAAGGGCCGTTCGCTCATCGAGGTCATGTTCGATCGGTCGAGGAGCAGGGCCGACCCGTTCGACCGTATTTCGGAGACGCACCCGGCCATCGTCCTCGTGGAGTTCGCGCTCGCCCAGGCGCTCCTCGTGCGGGGTGTCGAGCCCGACGTGCTCATCGGTTACAGCCTGGGCGAGTTCGCGGCGGCCGCGGTCTCGGGCGTGGCGCCGTTCGAGGACGTGTTCATGGCGGTTCTCCGGCAAGCCGAGCTCGTGGTCGAGTGCTGCTCGGAAGCCGGAATGACGGCCGTCATCGGCGACGTGCGCCTGTTTCGAGACGAGCCCCGGCTCTTCGCCGGATGCGAGCTCGTTTCGGTGAATTTCGAGCGACACTTCGTCGTCGCGGGGTCGCTCGCCGCCCTTGCTCAGGTCGAGGCAGAGCTGCGGGGGCGGAACGTCCTCCAGGTCCGCTTGCCGGTGCGGTACGGGTTTCACTCGCGGTGGCTCGATCCGCTGGCGCGTGTCAGCCCAGCGCTGCAGCTCTCGTCCCCGCCAGCGCCGCCCCGGGTCGCCTTGATATCCTGCGCCACCACCGGCCCGGTGTCGCACTTCGATCACCGGCATATCTGGCAGGTGATTCGGACGCCGGTGCGCTTCGCCGATACGATAGAGAAGCTCGAGCACCCGGAACGTTACGTGTACGTCGATCTGAGCCCGTCTGGGACCTTGGCCACCTTCGTCAAGAACATCCTGCCGGGCCACGCGGAGGCGACTGTGGTGCCGATCATGACGCCGTTCGGCGGCGCTCGGGAGATGCTCAGCGAAGCGATCGCGCGTATCGACGCGGCGGTGCACGGCGGGACGTCGCGCGCGCGGCCGGACGGGATTGGAGCCCGCGCCTGATGCTTGGGAGCGCTGAATTTCGTAAGGATTACGGGGTCGACCTCGCCTATGTGGCAGGGGCGATGTACAAGGGCATCGCTTCCAGTGATCTCGTCATTCGCATGGGGCGGGCG is a genomic window of Sorangium aterium containing:
- a CDS encoding polyketide synthase: MEPIVLLEFRSDHIAHLMLCDRASKNMFSRALIEELTNKLAEVARHPEVRCVVVSGLERHFCCGGSRSELLELIEGNYTFAVGHFYRALLDCPIPTIAAMAGHALGGGLVFGLYADIVILAEESIYSANFMRYGFTPGVGATCLLPHRLGPALAHEMLLTANGFHGEELRRRGVPFQVVKRDRVLQQALTIAADLASKPVTSLKLLKATMTQALRDELPRAVSRELEMHEITFKLPEVRARVELEFGY
- a CDS encoding enoyl-CoA hydratase-related protein is translated as MTFETLHYENSGGAARITLHRPEHRNAINRALLRELNAALDLAEAAPDCRMVVLQADGEIFCSGMDFDEMAKLADQVDLRTMHERTEEYMLTLKRLATSRRVVVSRVGGAVTAGGVGFVAASDLVLATPKVTFTLTEALWGLLPSNVVPYLVRRVGFQAAFRMTLTAASISAEEAHRLQLVDYLGPDLDELERVIRIRLNRITPDTVSELKGFFRKMWIIDTAMEQAAVEETARLGASATVKENIRNFVEARTFPWERRSGR
- the fabD gene encoding ACP S-malonyltransferase, encoding MKAYIFAGQGSQSRGMGRELFAEFPEYVARANDILGYSIEELCLSDGDGRLDNTEYTQPAIYVVNALSYMKKVRDGSGPADYCAGHSLGEYNALLAAGAFSFEDGLRLVKKRGALMGASKGGGMAAVVGFGENDIRELFIKNDIVNIDVANFNSPSQFAIAGPKTEIEAAKKVFEEAGAVYHILRVGGAFHSRYMQEAKTEFGRLVETFQFARLKIPVVSNLRALPYANGRIAAGLTQQITGVVRWSESVRYMALRGVTEWVEVAARPVLTPLLKRILK
- a CDS encoding acyltransferase domain-containing protein, with amino-acid sequence MDARGRPVVFMFGGQGSQHYHMGRELFDADSTFRTWLLRGDELFRRVKGRSLIEVMFDRSRSRADPFDRISETHPAIVLVEFALAQALLVRGVEPDVLIGYSLGEFAAAAVSGVAPFEDVFMAVLRQAELVVECCSEAGMTAVIGDVRLFRDEPRLFAGCELVSVNFERHFVVAGSLAALAQVEAELRGRNVLQVRLPVRYGFHSRWLDPLARVSPALQLSSPPAPPRVALISCATTGPVSHFDHRHIWQVIRTPVRFADTIEKLEHPERYVYVDLSPSGTLATFVKNILPGHAEATVVPIMTPFGGAREMLSEAIARIDAAVHGGTSRARPDGIGARA